The Arachis duranensis cultivar V14167 chromosome 9, aradu.V14167.gnm2.J7QH, whole genome shotgun sequence genomic sequence CAGAGATTATTTATGTGCTCAAAAACGGCAGCTAGTCTGAGGTGGCATGATGAGGAGCGCGTTAAAGATGGGACGTTAAAGCATCCTGCTGATGGCCTGGCATGGAAGAACTTTGATGAAATGAATGAAGATTTTGCAAAAGAATCACGCAATATTAGACTAGGCTTGTCAAGTGATGGGTTCAACCCATTTCGTAGCATGAATATTTCATGGAGCACGTGGCCCGTAATGTTGATGGTATACAACTTGCCCCCGTGGATGTGCATGAAACCTGAATATTGTATGCTTTCTTTGCTTATTCCTGGGCCACAATCACCTGGCAAAGATATTGACGTGTATCTACAACCATTGATAGAAGACTTGAAGTTGTTGTGGGAAATAGGGGTGGAAACTTATGATGCATCAAAGAATGAGAATTTTCAAATGCGAGCAGCTCTTTTGTGGACAATCAATGATTTTCCTGCGTATGCTATGTTGTCTGGGTGGAGTACAAAGGGAAAATTGGCTTGCCCTTGTTGCAACAAAAATACCTCTTCTTTACAACTAAAACATAGTCGGAAGACAGTTTATATGGACCATCGTGTCTTTTTACCCATGGATCATCCATGGAGAACCAATACAAGGTCTTTTAATGGGAAGCAAGAATTAAGACCCCCTCCACCTGTTATAGAAGGAACGGAAATTTTTGAGATGCTACAAAATGTTGAGAATGTTTTTGGGAAGAAGCAAAGTACATCAAATAGTTTCTTATGGAATTGgaaaaaaagatcaattttcTTTGAATTGCCTTACTGGCACAAGAACCCACTGCGTCACAACTTAGATGTCATGCACATAGAGAAGAACATACTTGACAGTATAATTGGAACCCTTTTGGATATCCCAGGCAAGACAAAGGATCATCTGAATGCTCGATATGACTTAAAAGATTTGGGGATCTGGAAAAATCTTCAACCAAAGGAGGTGAATAATGGCAAGAGAACAAAGTTGGCAAAGGCATGCTTTTCTATGACTGCTGCAGAGAAGTCAATTTTTTGTGGTGTTTTGAAGACAACAAAACTACCTGATGGTAGTGCTTCGAATATATCACGGTGTGTACATCTAGGAGAAAGAAAAATTTCTGGGTATAAGACCCATGATGCTCATTTTTTGTTACACTACTTACTACCAGTACCGATTAAAAGCATCATTCCTGATCACGTGGCCATTCCGTTGATTCGACTAAGTTCCTTTTTTCGTCGCTTATGCAAAAAGTTAATCACACTGGAAGAGATAGATCGACTGGAGTTAGAGATTGTGGAAACATTATGCCACCTTGAGAGGATCTTTCCCCCTAGTTTTTTTGACATAATGGTTCATCTTCCCATTCATTTAGCAAATGAGGTGAGATTGGGTGGTCCGGTACAGTTTCGTTGGATGTATCCTCCAGAAAGGTACATGTGTACATTAAAGTCGTATGTACGCAACAAAAGTCGCCCCGAAGGTTCTATTGCAGAGGCATATCTGGCTGAAGAGTGCTTAACTTTCTGCTCAAGATACTTGCATGGAGGTGTGCGAACAAGACTTAATAAGCGACCTCGGAATGATGATGATCCTAATGACGACGAAGTTTTGCCTTCAAAGTTGTTTTCTAACAAAGGTCGTTCGTTAGGCGTGGGAAATGGAGAACCAATTAATCTCGATGACATATCAACTTCTCAAGCCCATGTGTATGTATTATACAATTGTTTCCACATCGCATGGGGCCAATCAATTTCGGAAGAGTACGAGTGGCTCTGGTAtacttatttaatatttgtgcTGGGATTTgtttagttaattttagttatgTTGTTATAGACTGACTTATTTAAGGCTTTATTTTGTAGCGCGCGACAAAGGAAACAAATGAGGAACCAAAAAGGTTTGAAATGTTCCTTGCTACTCGAACAAGTCGGAAAAGGAAGGAAATTGATCAGGAAACACAAGATGCAATTGTATGAGAGTTCATTGAATTACTAATGATTATAAGTCAAATTTAGGATACGGTAATTAATTCTATTTCAAATGTTTCTTTTAATTAGGATGAATTCCAAAACCGCCAAGCTGCTGGTGAAACAGATGAGGAAGCTTTTGAGTCTTTATTTGGAAAAGAACAACCAGGTCGGGTTAGGTGCTATGGAAGATCTGTTACACGAAGTGACTTAAAAAAGCATGCAGAAATTTCTGAACTCAAGCAACAACACCAAGAGGAAGTCACATCTTTGAAGGCTGAACTTGGAGACATGAAAGCCAAACAGCAGCACCAAGAGGCTGACCTTCATGGATTGCGAAACATGATTAAGTTACTAGTTCAGCGATCTGAACCTGGAATGAGGCCGGAAGAAATTGAAGCTTTGTTACGAGATGCCCAACACTCTCCAATTGATGCAAATAGCGCTCATGGATCAACACATATTCCAAACATAAATATGGtatgaccagtttttttttattccctaatatttgtttatatattGTTAATTGTTAATTAGGATTCTGAATATCTACTgttaagtttaaaatttttatttgttagaaCTTAGGAGGAtgccaaattttttaatttgaactgaaattgaagaagatgaaagctGTGATTTGGGctttttggttttgttttttcgttatgtaattttattattattgttatcagGGTGGAAGTTGTAATTTTTCTGgtttttctgatttttctgGTTTTGTTTTTTCATGCTATTATGCGCTGCTTGTCACTTGCACAATGCACTTGAGTTTCTGATTTTAGTTCCCATTTAGTATGAAGTCGTGTTACTCCGTTTTTTAGTTATGTCCTTTATGGTGATTTATAGTATCCCCCTGAATGTGATTGTTATTTTAAAGCAAAAGACTTTGGTGATATGAAAAGTAGAGTAGTTTCAATTATCCTATGCCGCTCggatattatatatgttattaatatgttaataattacttttttcttgttgtactttttcaaattataattatttttctatataattatgCAGGATAATTCTAAAGATGCGAGTGAAGATTGAGATGCTTATCATGATGGTTTATTGACAAAGATGAAAATTGAAAGACGATGtatggttgatgatgatgatgtcttTTATTAGAAGCTAAGATACAtttatatgatataatattttgGTTTTTCCTAGTTTATTAGCAGTAAACTCTAAGTGCATTATATGAGTATACTTATTCCACTTTAAGATGTATGAATACTCAAATTTATGATCATCCcaatatttttggttcattatataattatactttgtttcagtataattttttattatttaaggattattgaaaaaaaattgttagaaatttctgtttttatatatatatatataaatagaaatttaaaaaaaaagagggacaaaaggctacacttatatagagTAGTTATGGTATACTGTTTGCTACATTTATAAAGTGATGCTGTAGCCCTCAAAAGTGTAGCCTATTCTTCAGAATTACGGTAACTATTAGTGCTGAAAAGCGTAGTCTTAGGTCCTGAACAGCATCACTTAAAAAGCGTACCCTATTCTCAAAGgccaaaagcgtagcctttgatacagaaaagcgtagcctttgagaataggcaacacTAGTATAGGCATCCCCTACAAAAGTGTCTCCGAAGCCTAAAAAACGTAGCCTTTTCCTAAGGCATCACTTTTTTTCGTTTTTGACTACACTTTTCAAATGTACCtaaatgggtgtttttcttgtagtatgCTAATGCTAATGCTTGTTACTGAATGCtctattttaaacttttgataTGTTGTATAATGTACTGATTTTGCTGTTTTTAGTGTTTAATTTAGTGTCATCACTTCCTTACTAATGCTAATGCTTGGTTACTGAATGCTAATGCTTGGTTACTGAATGCTCTGTATTAAACTTTTTATATGTTGTATAATGTATAATGTACTGATTTTGCTGTTTTTAGTGTTTAGCTTAGTGTCATCACTGCCTTACTGAATGGTGTTGCTGTTTTAGTGTTTTGATGATGTACTGGTGTTGTTGTTTTAGTGTTTTATAATGTGTTGCTGTTTCATTGTTGTGTTGTTGTTTTAGTGTTTTATAATGTGTTGTTGTTTCATTGTTGCTATTCGATAATATACTGGTGTTGCTGTTTTAGGGTTGCTGATgtacttttgatattttaaaatttatattaggctataattatattttagggtgtttaattataatttatttattattttattttaaaatagttttttcgATTGAACCACCGGTTAGACTGATTGGACTAGTGAACCAATGACTAAAACGGTTCGATGACCGATCTAATTCTCTAAACCTTGGTTTTAATTAGGACCAATAAAATTGTGGAGTCATTCTAAACATcaaaagtcaaattaaaatttaactctaTTAATTACAGTTGTTTAATATTAGCTGATTTGAAGTTGTTTACTTGTATTTTTCTTACATCAAATTTAAACACGTAGTAATAATAAAGAAAGACCTGGTTAAACATTTTTGAACATAAAGAAGAGAAATCTAACCTCATATATTGAGGGGAGGTAAGTGATGCAACGTCAATCCGTGATTGATAGCACAGTAATGATTGTGGATTGGTGGTTGAGTTGAGAGCATAAACAGAGGTGTTCAAAGGGCGTAGTTCCAACGAAGAAATGCAAGGAATTGATTGGCCAGTTTTTACAAGACAAACTTGTATGGAATCACTGGTGTGAGTGTATATAATTTCCGTGAAGTCCCAATATAAATTGGAATCAAGACTCACTGTGGCCCATGAATTCACGCCAAGGTGAATATCAAAGGTCATGCTTTGATTTTTGGCATCGTAGTTGGCATATGTGAATATAGCCCTAATTAGATACCTCTGGTGTTGTGGCGCTCTTAGTGTGTAACAGTTTCTCACTCCCTCCGGAAAGCATCTCACTGTTCTTGATGGTTTTCCGAAGTATGGATCGTTTAAATTTGAACTCCCTGGAACCTTCCAATTCTTCCCTGTTTCTACTAAGCTTTTGTCCGTCTCGTACCAAATTCCTGCTTCTTCGTCCAAGTATTCTTTGCTCGATCCACAATCAATGGTTATGAAACCTACAAATGTTTTATCAAGTACGATCTAATTGGTTAATATATACCACAAGACATAAACATATATGCATAAAGGTGTTTGCACATCAAAAATGACGCCACACACCGATGGACGGAAAGGTGAATGTGTCCGCCGGAGTGTATAAATAATGTGCACGCGTGATTTATTAAATGATTGAAGTGTAGTCGTAAACAGTGTGTGAATTTTCATATGTATTTTTGTCCCTTCTTCCTTATAGATACTACCGTCATTCACTTTGAGAGATGCAACTTTGTTATCCTTCTCTTGAATCGCTACAATGAGGCGTGATTTCCTTTCGAGCAACGCGTGTTCAACTCAGTCAAAATTGCGAGCGGTGGCTCGCAACTCGC encodes the following:
- the LOC107464029 gene encoding uncharacterized protein LOC107464029 isoform X1, whose protein sequence is MLKDWMDLPRYSEEYINGVISFLEFAYSEGEPDGQQIQCPCKRCCNIEWYRRDVVFDHLVADGFVKGYRTWINHGEWTIPMVVDDDTDDEGARDDIEGLLNDAFGDHAESVTVGPNEEAKKFYNLIDGASQELYPGCKKFSTLSFTIRLYLLKCLHGWSNASFTSLLELLKEAMPEINIPPSFHKTKAMIRDLGLDYKKIDACPNDCLLYRKELKDETQCRVCGTSRYTENSSDNSENQPHKKGRPIPAKTLRYFPIIPRLQRLFMCSKTAASLRWHDEERVKDGTLKHPADGLAWKNFDEMNEDFAKESRNIRLGLSSDGFNPFRSMNISWSTWPVMLMVYNLPPWMCMKPEYCMLSLLIPGPQSPGKDIDVYLQPLIEDLKLLWEIGVETYDASKNENFQMRAALLWTINDFPAYAMLSGWSTKGKLACPCCNKNTSSLQLKHSRKTVYMDHRVFLPMDHPWRTNTRSFNGKQELRPPPPVIEGTEIFEMLQNVENVFGKKQSTSNSFLWNWKKRSIFFELPYWHKNPLRHNLDVMHIEKNILDSIIGTLLDIPGKTKDHLNARYDLKDLGIWKNLQPKEVNNGKRTKLAKACFSMTAAEKSIFCGVLKTTKLPDGSASNISRCVHLGERKISGYKTHDAHFLLHYLLPVPIKSIIPDHVAIPLIRLSSFFRRLCKKLITLEEIDRLELEIVETLCHLERIFPPSFFDIMVHLPIHLANEVRLGGPVQFRWMYPPERYMCTLKSYVRNKSRPEGSIAEAYLAEECLTFCSRYLHGGVRTRLNKRPRNDDDPNDDEVLPSKLFSNKGRSLGVGNGEPINLDDISTSQAHVYVLYNCFHIAWGQSISEEYEWLCARQRKQMRNQKGLKCSLLLEQVGKGRKLIRKHKMQLMNSKTAKLLVKQMRKLLSLYLEKNNQVGLGAMEDLLHEVT
- the LOC107464029 gene encoding uncharacterized protein LOC107464029 isoform X2 — translated: MLKDWMDLPRYSEEYINGVISFLEFAYSEGEPDGQQIQCPCKRCCNIEWYRRDVVFDHLVADGFVKGYRTWINHGEWTIPMVVDDDTDDEGARDDIEGLLNDAFGDHAESVTVGPNEEAKKFYNLIDGASQELYPGCKKFSTLSFTIRLYLLKCLHGWSNASFTSLLELLKEAMPEINIPPSFHKTKAMIRDLGLDYKKIDACPNDCLLYRKELKDETQCRVCGTSRYTENSSDNSENQPHKKGRPIPAKTLRYFPIIPRLQRLFMCSKTAASLRWHDEERVKDGTLKHPADGLAWKNFDEMNEDFAKESRNIRLGLSSDGFNPFRSMNISWSTWPVMLMVYNLPPWMCMKPEYCMLSLLIPGPQSPGKDIDVYLQPLIEDLKLLWEIGVETYDASKNENFQMRAALLWTINDFPAYAMLSGWSTKGKLACPCCNKNTSSLQLKHSRKTVYMDHRVFLPMDHPWRTNTRSFNGKQELRPPPPVIEGTEIFEMLQNVENVFGKKQSTSNSFLWNWKKRSIFFELPYWHKNPLRHNLDVMHIEKNILDSIIGTLLDIPGKTKDHLNARYDLKDLGIWKNLQPKEVNNGKRTKLAKACFSMTAAEKSIFCGVLKTTKLPDGSASNISRCVHLGERKISGYKTHDAHFLLHYLLPVPIKSIIPDHVAIPLIRLSSFFRRLCKKLITLEEIDRLELEIVETLCHLERIFPPSFFDIMVHLPIHLANEVRLGGPVQFRWMYPPERYMCTLKSYVRNKSRPEGSIAEAYLAEECLTFCSRYLHGGVRTRLNKRPRNDDDPNDDEVLPSKLFSNKGRSLGVGNGEPINLDDISTSQAHVYVLYNCFHIAWGQSISEEYEWLCARQRKQMRNQKGLKCSLLLEQVGKGRKLIRKHKMQLMNSKTAKLLVKQMRKLLSLYLEKNNQVRLGAMEDLLHEET